In Vespula pensylvanica isolate Volc-1 chromosome 7, ASM1446617v1, whole genome shotgun sequence, the genomic window aaaaaatatatacatttttcaatgaaaatatcgatgaaaagagaagatggaaGAACATAGATGATACAGGTGGAGGAGTTATAgatatagttatattatatttcgagaGGTGCCCCAATACCGGCaacatacataagtacataggCAGGTGCTCCTCCAGCAGGGCAGCGGTCAATGGCTCTCTCGAGAACGTTCGTCACTTTTTACATGGAAACCAGAAAAGAACGTCGACTAATTTCGAAGGAAGCTCCATTACCATAAAAGAACTAACGAATATGAATTCGtccttttttatctcatcTAATCCTTTCCAAATCCTTTTCTCTacttaactaaaaaaaaaaaaaaaaaaaaaaaaaaaagaaaagcgtatCATTTTATCTAAACGTGTTTTTATCGccattacttttttattcatccatgtaacatacatatatatatatatatatatatatatatatatatatatatatacgtagatataagaaattataaataatcgataaaataacgaCGAAAATATCTCCCTCATAGAATAACAGAAATTCTAACAAccacgaaaaaaggaaaaggaaaaaagaaaagaatcaaatttTCGCACCTTTCGTGGTTATTCAAGTTGATTCGTAAAGGGTCGAAGAAGTTTGACAGAGACGTCGGATGTGGTTTGCCACAAGCTTTAGCTATGTAGTCACCCTTACGTTTTAGCGGGTTAGCACCCTCGCCGCTTGTCAGTCGGCCGTCCTGGCAACCCTCCTAGAACTGTACGTCTCGATGACGGTCAGCTGCTTACCTCGAACATTGGAACGCTTGAACGCCTACGATTTCCTTGCTTTATTTCGCTCGTTTGCCGACCTAAATGCctattctcattttctctctttctctctctttctatctctctattcaatttcacaaaaaaaattcAGTACACAagattccaaaaaaaaaaaaaaaaagaaaagaaataaaaagaaagaggaaaaaaccaacaaaaaaaaaaaaaaagaatacgattCCAACGAAAGATCTTcgtagaaaaagtaaaatctcTTATGTTCGATATTGTTTCCTACATCGTCCAACGGTCGTCGAAGCCTTCCCTCGGGTCCAGTCTCGTGAGTCGACGAAGCAGGACGATGGCTCTTCTTCGACGCGCTATGAATCTCATTCGCCACACTGTCGGACCGTTTCGACACGCATCCATGCTCACGGTGGGCACGACTCACGCGCGCAAGAACCTCTCCGTACGCTTCACAAATTCACACTGGATTTATCGATGTCCGTCCAAGTTCAGAGGACATTACGAGATGCctattcgttctcttcttttctattttcttctctatctctctctctctctctctctctctatctttcatcGTCTACTTTCTCAAGGATCAAATCAAAACGATAACTAATCCcaagaatgaataattttctctttaattccAATATCCTTTATGTAACATGTAACCTATCTGATGATAAGTTCGGCGTCTTCGAAATATCCTTTCCTATCGTTCTTGGAAATaacgaagagaggaaagtCTCCTcgatgattttaatttatgcGCGGCATAGCTGGAGGCGTTATTAGTCCTAGGTGGATATACGATGGGCGTGACGTCACGCGGCTAAAACAAAGGATCCTGCCGAGGAGCCCATCCCATGTCGGCTCTCTTTCAAGCGTGCCGACAGGACGGCACGAACCATTGGATCTTTTCTGCATCAGCGAAGGTTCGATGTTTTACGCTTCGCAAAGTTTCCTGCCCTTAAAGCGTTGCTTTTcactcttccttctctttctctctctttctctttctctcttttttttttctctttttcgactATTCACCCCCGCATCCCTCCACCGTTTCCacgttcattaaaatatatgaaactgttttctttttatttttctttctctctctctctcttttttttttttcagacaaGATAACGTCACGtaagaaattgataaaagtttataaaatttcattgaccATTCACCAGTAACTCGTTTACGATTTACGTTTTATAAACGAGACGTAAAACTCATCTAATACGAGAAGACAGAGAAATTAGAAAGCGCTACGAACCATTAATGTCTGACTACGAAAGGAAGTCTTGAGAGCATGCATAGGTTAAAACGTAGCTGCGTTCGTTTTAACTTATTCCGCTAATTACAGAGAACTTGACCTCTAACCTAAAAGCAAGttttaaagagatatatatacacacacacgtatatatataaatatatatgtatatacctcgTCGTCATAGTCTATATCATCTATCTCTAATCTACGATAtccttttgttatttaatcgTCCATAGTTAATTAGTGACATTACATTCAAACGTTTCAATTCGAACACTCGGATCAAACTAATTTACGTATTACATAGTCTTCTCCTTATTCCtatgaaaatttcttcttttctttctttctcgaaaaaataaagaggagaagaagaagaagatgacgaaaaagaaaaaaaaacattgaaacagaaggaagaagacgaaaaaaaagggcaacgaaacgaaagaagaagataaagaaattttgaaagcTAATTGAGAGATGCCGTTGTCTCCGTAGGCCACTGTCACATTGTTCCGACGGATCAATACCTCTAGTCTACCTACAACCTGCACCCACCGAGCTTGAAGAGGGCGTGGCTCGTACACCACCAGAGAGAtgctcccactctctctctctctctctatctctctcgttgtcCTCTACCTCTTTCCCATAGCTTCCTCTAGGCACGCGGAAAAGGGAGGGAGTGAGATAGGGAggtagggagagaaagggagggattTAGGGATGTAGGGATGTAGGGAGGGATGATTTTGTCTTCAACCCTCGGAGAGTTACTCTTCGCAACGATTTCAAACGCCGAACCTCGTTGGATCTTCGTAAAACGTTTTTCTCTCACCCTTCGAGCGTTTCTATTCGTCGatgtattattagatataacaCACATGTACTtcttacctacctacctatctagtTACCTTCTGTCTCAATTAAGGACGATGACGAGCGGAAATACAGTAACATGTCAAAATCTTATCATCCCTCTTACGACCTCCCCCCTCGTAAATGGCCTTGACATtcaatggaaataaaataatcgaaaaagtCCATAGTTATCATCGGTTCGATTCGATGGAAACATAGATATCCATATCGAAGTTAACAACCCTTGGGTGGGTGAACCCTACCAGGACACCAGGGTAACTACGAAACGATCCGTTTCCTATGCTATGGTCcgagttctctttctctttctctctctttctcgctctctttctcttccaccaCGATTCTCGATGGATACGCGTATTCGTTGTCTTTCGTCGTCGGTGTTGGTGCAAGGTCGAACGGTGTGGGGGCGTGTCGCCTCGATGGCGCCGGCTGCTAATGGCCGCGCGGCCTGCCAGACTTTAATTTCCTGCCGCTTCCGCGGACCCTTTGCCTTTAcctcttctctcgttctctctctctctctctctctctctctctctctctttcctttctctctttctctctttccatctctctctttctcttctctatatCCGAATCTACGGCCAGTGGGAACCCTTTCCAGCCTCCGGCCTTTCGGTAGCCACTGACGGACCATGCTGCGTCCTTCGACCCCActgttcttcttctcctctcgcCGTAGGATGATTTGCATGAAACTGCTCTTGATGAGCTTCCTCGATTCGCCCCGGAGGTTCATTATCTAAAGTCTGCTTATTCCATGCTAACCGGCGTGGTCCTTTCCGACGATCGAGCGTAGTCCATCTTTTCGAGTTCGTCGCGTAGGGctaatgagagagagagaaagagagggagagagagagagggagagggagagagagagagagagagagagagtacccCCAGACGTGTTCTGAACAAGGGATAGAAATAATCACTTGGAAATCGAGCTCTGATATTAATTGACTCGTCAGGTCTACCAGTTACAACGTATTGCTGTAGTATATGTAGGTATCGAATGGATGAAGACGTTAAAGTCTTGATCAAGGACATTAGATTCGAATGAAGCTTATATGACAATGATTTGCATAAAAGTGCAAGGTATTCGATAATCGTGATCATTCTTAAGTCGAATTACGTTATAGTTAGCGGCAACTTTCTGATCTTTTCCTAGCATAGGAGGGCCAATTTTGTGTCATTATATACCCTCCGGTATAAGAGATACTCTCTCGAGAATcgacttcttttttaagtCGATTTAGAAAAGATTACGGGCGAACACGGCAGACCGACGCGACTGGTCTCGAGTAACTAATTCGTAAAGAATCGATGGAGGCTCGATTATCTTTAGCGTTGACTAACgttgtctttttgtttttctacgaTCGTTGCAGGATCATCCGGGACTACGAGGAACGCCACTGGCAATGTTGGCGGCACAATGCAACAAGCTGAGCAGCAAGAGTCCGCCGCCACTGGCGGACGCGGCAGTTGGCAAAGGTTTTCATCCTTGGAAGAAGAGTCCTCAGAGTAGCGGCAGCTCACCGCAACACTCGACGGGTGGTGGCGGAGgaggcggaggaggaggaggaggaggtggcgGAGGAGgcggaggtggaggtggtggaggggGGTGTACGACGACGGGAGTAAGTCAAAGACCGACAGCAACGAGCAGCGCCGGTAGTACGAGCGGTGGTTACGCCCGAGCACCGGTCACTTCTTGCGCTTCAACGGCGCCACAATACGGTAGCGAGCTATATTTTCCTGGTACCGCGAGCGCGCAACCTGCTGGCGATCCGCATCACCACCAGAGCAGTCTCCTTGGAAAGGTCGAAGGCGCGACACTCGGCTCGGTATACGGTAGACACCCTTACGAGTCGTGGCCGTTCAACGCGATGCCAGGCGCCACGCACGGCGGAATAAAGGCCAGCGACGGCTGGTGGGATGTTCACGGTGCCACAGCCGCTGGTGGTTGGTTAGACGTTAGTGGCACCGTCGGCGTCGGAGTTCATGCCGCGCAAATGGCCAATTACTCGGCGGACTACTCTACGAGCCTAGCACTGGCCGGCAATCACTTACTCACTACGGCCACCACCGCCGGTCACAATCTACTCCAAGACACATACAAATCCATGCTACCCGGCGGCCCGCCCGGCTTCGGGCTTCATCATCACGCGGCGGCGGCGAGCGCCGGTGCCGGTGCTGGTGCCGGAAGTCCACAAGGTAGCGGCGCCGGCGTCGGCGTAGGCGTCGGCGGTGCCGCCGTTAGCCAGGCACCCTCGCCACGCTCGCAGAGACGTTACACCGGTCGTGCGACCTGCGACTGTCCTAATTGTCAAGAGGCCGAGAGACTCGGTCCCGCCGGCGTACACCTCAGGAAGAAGAACATCCATAGCTGCCACATACCTGGTTGCGGCAAGGTCTACGGAAAGACGTCCCATCTGAAGGCCCACTTACGGTGGCACACTGGTGAGCGACCGTTTGTTTGCAACTGGCTTTTCTGTGGCAAGCGGTTCACACGTTCGGATGAGTTGCAGCGGCACCTTCGAACCCACACCGGCGAAAAGAGATTCGCCTGCCCGGTCTGCAACAAGCGGTTCATGCGCAGCGACCATCTCGCGAAGCACGTCAAGACccacagcagcagcagcagcggcagcaAGGGCAAGGGGGGAGCGGGGAGCTCGTCGGCCGAGTCCTGCTCCGACAGCGAGGACAACGGGAGTCAGCAGAGTCCCACTTCCAGCTCGGTGCCGCCGCCGCAGCCGCCACCgccgcagcagcagcagcagcagcagcagcaggcTCAGGCGCAACAGCAGGCTCAGCAGCAGGCGCTGGCGGCGGCAGCGGCGGCCCAGGACACCAACAACACCAATTCCCagaccaccaccaccagtcTCGGCCATCAGCCGACAACACCCATGACCCCAATACAGATGACCCCGCCGCCTCTGACCGCACACCATCCCCACCACCCGCATCTCCCGCCTCTAATGCACCATCCGCATCATCACGCAACATCCGTACCGGCGGCCCATCATCCGCACGCGGGGATGAGCATGCACTGAGCCCGGTGGGGCCCGGAGCCGGTGCCTGCAGTACCTCTGCCGCAACGACCCTgggctcctcctcctccctatCCTACCCCCTCAACTTGAACCTCATTCAGAATCACGTCAATGCCCAccctcatcatcatcaacaccATCaccagcaacagcaacaacatcaTCACTCCAATCCCTCCtcccatcatcatcatcaacatcaccatcaacaacagcaacaacaacactCTCGACAAAACAATTCCTATTCGATACAACAAAATCCTGGTACACCTGGCTCGGCACAGACTCCTTCACCCTCCTCCCCTGCGCCTGTACATAGTCTTTAAGCCGATAACGATCCCTCTCAATCCTTTCGTTTCCTCGGAGAGCAGGAACGGAGGGAGCAGCCTGCCTCTCCTTCGGCCGCTCTGCACGCGAATTTTGCCGACTTTGTTACTTGTAAATACTATAAATAGTgagtgtgcgtgtgcgtaagaaagacagagagaaagataccgCGTgcgagagagcaaaagagagaaagagacagagatagagagatctatatatatataaatatatatataaaatgatatattaactATGCGGTGTAATgtaaaatagatatacatatatgtatgtaggtatgcaCTGTCGCGCTGTACGATACACACAGACACgagtcgtcctcgtcgtcgtcgtcgtcgtcgtcgtcgttcccCTCTCCCCCCGTCATCATCCTATTTACTTACATTTTGCCCGATTGTACggcgaagagaaagataaagaaggaaaaaaaaaacagaaaaaaagaaaaaaaaaattataaaaaagaggacGCACGCGCGCGTGGGCGACGTTCGGTCCAAAGCACGATGCACTCCGGACAAGTTCCAATCGCGGTGCCGAGATTGGCACCAAGGATAATTAACGAATTTTCTTGTTAAACCTATCATTTTGTTGTAGAAGCGAACTCCCCGAAGGTCTTGCGTTTGGAACTTGAACTCGGACGATGCCCCATATCAGCTCACCACCCTTTCAACGTAATAAACatactattattaatgaattaattaattattattaatgtattattattattattattaatattattattattataattattataattattattattattattattattattattattattaattattattattattattattattattattattattattattattattataaagattataaattcattttaaagagataaagaggaaataaataatgctTTTGTGAGTAACCAAAGGGTTTCTTTcacttatatttctttattcccTTATGCAAACGTCCAACATGGATATCCAAACCATCCTCTCGACCCCTCTCTATAGTCTAGTACCAGGAAGATGTAATCTTTGGAAATGATTAAGCGTTTAACAAATTCGTAAAGTGATTCTAAGGAAAAGAGTCGAGAGATTGGCCCGCATAGAGATATTGCGACGGTAATATCGTACGAGCCGTTAAATCCTAGACCCTCCCAGCCATGAAATGTCCCGTCATAACATCAGTGTGTCCCCTTTTTACATTACCCCCCCTCTATGTGCGCTACTTCATCTCCCTCGTTGAATTTGGCCACGCGATCCCTTCTCTGTACGAGGGCAACCGCCGACATTACGTCGTCCCTACGGATGTCGGATACTTTGCCACGTCGATTCACGCTCCTCCTAACGTCATAAGGTTCTAACGTTTAACACCGACCAAAAGAGAGATGGGAGTCTCTTTTGCAAAACATCTGCTTGGCTTATCTCGAGCTTTACCTTCCATTTAGCTTTTCACGGCTCGTGAATTATGTAgatgttttatttcttcttttttcttttcttctcttctcttcattgTTCGATTttgtattctattttcttccttttgatttttcttttttgttatttcaagGCGTggttattttaatatgaaatcaAAATGGATtcaaacattaattttatattataagaagaaaatagggagagagagagagagagagggggggtggggtggagagagaaataaaatgaattttcccTCGTCTACGCtataatataggtatattaaatagatatttttattttaatatcattttcgtCGTGTATTTATGAATACACAAAAGGTATTCGCGAAGAACAGCCCTACGTTATTAGCGAAGATGACTCGACCAGTTTATGCTACCGTCGATGACTTTGCTAGGACGGCCTGGTCATTTCTactaattaaatcatttttattgcattcttttatatcgtcATTAGCGTATTACCATAAATTAACCATCAGTTGTTTGTAATTATACTATgctgttaatattttaaacgtattGCAAATTTAATTGATGTAGACAAGAATTACCAGTTAGACacgaataataaatgtattaattattcattgatAAGGACAAGGTACGTAGATAACTGAAGATAACGTGACGTACGACAAAAACCCTGATATTTATGGCTTGGATAAGTTTATTTACGATATGAGAAACTACTTTACtatttttcatagaatattttcattcaagtTTACAATTAACAATTACTGTCACGAGATATCACgagattgataataattaaataaataaattcattcgttcgttcattcattccttcattcgttaataatctaattaataattaaataaataaaattaaaggacGATTTAAACTCTATGATCCTCTAATCCAcgttttcttaatatttagaataatataattctaaataGGACATCGACAAAGATCCCAATAAACAATTTACAGATGTGGTACTATAAACCAGATCAATATGGTAGAGATTACGAAATCAGATCGTTATGCAAAATAGTAATAGGGAAACTCCAGAAGCAGTTAGAGGGTTGCTCCTACCGCAACGATTCGCTCGTGGGGAGAATGTTGAGAcaggggagggagggagagggtaGGGTGTAATGTTTGGTGAATGGCGAACGAACAGACGACTCGTCGAGgatagtttttttcttttttctttggggATATAGATTTAGTCAAAAAGAGGGTGAAGATTTCTTGCTCGATTCTTAATTCACCAGCAGTCGACGATTTTTGCGATTgaaagatgaaatttttttatacaaatattataaaaagaggGGAAATAATCAATCCATGAGGATTGAGGATGATCAcagattatgaaaaaaaaaaaaaatcaatggaCTGTGTTTCTCTTtggttcgttctttttttttttttttaattttttttattaaatcttatttaaaatattgtctATAATTCGATATTTGGGGGGAAGCTAAGAAATAACGGCGTTCAAGCggggatttttcttttcatttcttttctcacatttctttgcattttgtcttctttctctttttatttttgtttctacgACATTGCCTCGGTCACATCGTTTtcgaaatgaataattatccGTGTACGTGTCACGTGTACGAGCCATTCTCGAGGACTCGCGCCGTCATTAGATCCGACCCCGTCGTCATTCGCGTTTGTGAGTCGAACGTGTCGCGGATAATAAAGCATCGCGAACGCTCGACAAAGACACCGCTGTGCGATTAATTTCACGGCACCCCCCTGCGGTTCGATTGAAACGAATGGAGAACTGCGGCTACGCACGACCCTGTTGGAGTTagcgataaagagagaaagagaaagagaaagagaaagagaaagagcgataCTTCGCAATGGAGCATCCTGTGTTGTGCCGAAGAATAGAATCGACTGCTCTCTGCATTGGAATCGTTAATCGCTTGACAATCCCTTTTAAAATCTCTATGTAAGTGAATTTGACGTACTACTGTACTTATATGAACAtatagagaataaagaaacttTTGTAAATAGAATGTTTCTGTTTGTTTGGTCAaccaacaatattttttataccttctttttctaatatttaatagtttgtttaaaaagaagaaagagagataagataGATATTTCGTAGATATTTCCCGACTGCTTTTCGtcaaaaagtgaaagaaggaaaagaaaaaaaaaaaa contains:
- the LOC122630310 gene encoding transcription factor Sp9-like isoform X4 is translated as MLAAQCNKLSSKSPPPLADAAVGKGFHPWKKSPQSSGSSPQHSTGGGGGGGGGGGGGGGGGGGGGGGGGCTTTGVSQRPTATSSAGSTSGGYARAPVTSCASTAPQYGSELYFPGTASAQPAGDPHHHQSSLLGKVEGATLGSVYGRHPYESWPFNAMPGATHGGIKASDGWWDVHGATAAGGWLDVSGTVGVGVHAAQMANYSADYSTSLALAGNHLLTTATTAGHNLLQDTYKSMLPGGPPGFGLHHHAAAASAGAGAGAGSPQGSGAGVGVGVGGAAVSQAPSPRSQRRYTGRATCDCPNCQEAERLGPAGVHLRKKNIHSCHIPGCGKVYGKTSHLKAHLRWHTAAPSNPHRRKEIRLPGLQQAVHAQRPSREARQDPQQQQQRQQGQGGSGELVGRVLLRQRGQRESAESHFQLGAAAAAATAAAAAAAAAAGSGATAGSAAGAGGGSGGPGHQQHQFPDHHHQSRPSADNTHDPNTDDPAASDRTPSPPPASPASNAPSASSRNIRTGGPSSARGDEHALSPVGPGAGACSTSAATTLGSSSSLSYPLNLNLIQNHVNAHPHHHQHHHQQQQQHHHSNPSSHHHHQHHHQQQQQQHSRQNNSYSIQQNPGTPGSAQTPSPSSPAPVHSL
- the LOC122630310 gene encoding transcription factor Sp9-like isoform X3 is translated as MDHPGLRGTPLAMLAAQCNKLSSKSPPPLADAAVGKGFHPWKKSPQSSGSSPQHSTGGGGGGGGGGGGGGGGGGGGGGGGGCTTTGVSQRPTATSSAGSTSGGYARAPVTSCASTAPQYGSELYFPGTASAQPAGDPHHHQSSLLGKVEGATLGSVYGRHPYESWPFNAMPGATHGGIKASDGWWDVHGATAAGGWLDVSGTVGVGVHAAQMANYSADYSTSLALAGNHLLTTATTAGHNLLQDTYKSMLPGGPPGFGLHHHAAAASAGAGAGAGSPQGSGAGVGVGVGGAAVSQAPSPRSQRRYTGRATCDCPNCQEAERLGPAGVHLRKKNIHSCHIPGCGKVYGKTSHLKAHLRWHTAAPSNPHRRKEIRLPGLQQAVHAQRPSREARQDPQQQQQRQQGQGGSGELVGRVLLRQRGQRESAESHFQLGAAAAAATAAAAAAAAAAGSGATAGSAAGAGGGSGGPGHQQHQFPDHHHQSRPSADNTHDPNTDDPAASDRTPSPPPASPASNAPSASSRNIRTGGPSSARGDEHALSPVGPGAGACSTSAATTLGSSSSLSYPLNLNLIQNHVNAHPHHHQHHHQQQQQHHHSNPSSHHHHQHHHQQQQQQHSRQNNSYSIQQNPGTPGSAQTPSPSSPAPVHSL
- the LOC122630310 gene encoding transcription factor Sp9-like isoform X2; this translates as MLTDMTPAAAGQLYPQLQSIAKSPAHGHVDHPGLRGTPLAMLAAQCNKLSSKSPPPLADAAVGKGFHPWKKSPQSSGSSPQHSTGGGGGGGGGGGGGGGGGGGGGGGGGCTTTGVSQRPTATSSAGSTSGGYARAPVTSCASTAPQYGSELYFPGTASAQPAGDPHHHQSSLLGKVEGATLGSVYGRHPYESWPFNAMPGATHGGIKASDGWWDVHGATAAGGWLDVSGTVGVGVHAAQMANYSADYSTSLALAGNHLLTTATTAGHNLLQDTYKSMLPGGPPGFGLHHHAAAASAGAGAGAGSPQGSGAGVGVGVGGAAVSQAPSPRSQRRYTGRATCDCPNCQEAERLGPAGVHLRKKNIHSCHIPGCGKVYGKTSHLKAHLRWHTAAPSNPHRRKEIRLPGLQQAVHAQRPSREARQDPQQQQQRQQGQGGSGELVGRVLLRQRGQRESAESHFQLGAAAAAATAAAAAAAAAAGSGATAGSAAGAGGGSGGPGHQQHQFPDHHHQSRPSADNTHDPNTDDPAASDRTPSPPPASPASNAPSASSRNIRTGGPSSARGDEHALSPVGPGAGACSTSAATTLGSSSSLSYPLNLNLIQNHVNAHPHHHQHHHQQQQQHHHSNPSSHHHHQHHHQQQQQQHSRQNNSYSIQQNPGTPGSAQTPSPSSPAPVHSL
- the LOC122630310 gene encoding transcription factor Sp9-like isoform X1, which encodes MNCAYQYPHPAHPQNVMAMVPTTSQQNHVPSTDTEYLEDHPGLRGTPLAMLAAQCNKLSSKSPPPLADAAVGKGFHPWKKSPQSSGSSPQHSTGGGGGGGGGGGGGGGGGGGGGGGGGCTTTGVSQRPTATSSAGSTSGGYARAPVTSCASTAPQYGSELYFPGTASAQPAGDPHHHQSSLLGKVEGATLGSVYGRHPYESWPFNAMPGATHGGIKASDGWWDVHGATAAGGWLDVSGTVGVGVHAAQMANYSADYSTSLALAGNHLLTTATTAGHNLLQDTYKSMLPGGPPGFGLHHHAAAASAGAGAGAGSPQGSGAGVGVGVGGAAVSQAPSPRSQRRYTGRATCDCPNCQEAERLGPAGVHLRKKNIHSCHIPGCGKVYGKTSHLKAHLRWHTAAPSNPHRRKEIRLPGLQQAVHAQRPSREARQDPQQQQQRQQGQGGSGELVGRVLLRQRGQRESAESHFQLGAAAAAATAAAAAAAAAAGSGATAGSAAGAGGGSGGPGHQQHQFPDHHHQSRPSADNTHDPNTDDPAASDRTPSPPPASPASNAPSASSRNIRTGGPSSARGDEHALSPVGPGAGACSTSAATTLGSSSSLSYPLNLNLIQNHVNAHPHHHQHHHQQQQQHHHSNPSSHHHHQHHHQQQQQQHSRQNNSYSIQQNPGTPGSAQTPSPSSPAPVHSL